ATCATTGTGTGCAGTGCGTAAGTATCCTAAATGCCAGTTCAGCAGGGGATCGGTTAGCGCGGGAGCAGTATTAGAGGGGGAAACCATCACATAACCTGCTTCCGAGATCAATTCCGCCATAGGGACGCCGGCGTCTGAACAAGTAGTGCCAATTACAGCGATGATGGTGGAATCAGCGACGATTTTTTGTCCGGCAGCCTGACCCCCTTCAGCGGAGCAGCCTTCATCCTCAGTTTGTAACTCGATTTTGTGTCCTAGAAGAGTATCTTGAAAGTCAATTGCGATTTCAATACCGCGTTGAGCATCAATGCCAAGGTCCGCATCGGGACCATAGATTACAAGCGCAGATGCAATGCGGATCGGTTCATTGGGGCCATAACTCACGCATTCAAATTTATCTGGACATTCAAATTGCTGGTTGCACGCAACCAATACCAAACTTACAGTTGCCAGTAAAAAAAATGAAACCATACTGCGTTTCGCCATATCCCCTCCTACAGGAAAGGTTTTCATGTCTGAAAATATATTAAACATGTTGAAGTTTGCTTAATTCATTGAAGATTTGCTGAATATTGGAACGTGTAGGGCTCATTTGCCCCACACTCCCGTTTTTGTTTTTTCTGATGAGAAAGAATTTTTTGCATAAATAAAATCTCGAAAATAGCGGAATAAATTTTAGCAGGCTGGGAATAGCATGGTCAAGAGATAGGCGATGGCTTTTATGAATTATTTATCATTCCTGGGAAAAAGAATAGCACAGTTTTGATCAATGTCAAATTATCTGACCTAAATTTTTCCACCGCATATTTGGATTGAATGCTGAAATAGAACACGGATGACACAGATTTTACGGATTTGCACGGATAAACCGCAAAAAAATCAGCGAAAATCCATTGCATCCGCATTATCCGCGTTCTATTTTTGCTGATGTACACTAGAAAATCAAAATCGTTCGTTGAAAAATAAGAGTTCTACTGCTTCTAACAGGATGGTACGAAAATCAGTTAATTTGGACTCGGTTGGGGCGAATTAGTGGAACTCTAACCACCAAGATATGGTAGAATCGTGCCTTTGATGGAAACTCAACAAACGGCTACGCCACCAAGTGTGTTCTCTGCAATGATCGCTGGTTTTGATGCGGTTACCAACCATATTGGGTTGATCTTGTTCCCCTTGGGGCTTGATTTGCTTATTTGGTTAGCACCGCGTTTGCGATTGAAGAATATTATTGAAGACTGGATGTCCTTTGTAGCTCAAACACAAGGCGATATTCCCGATTTTGCCGTAATGGCGGGACGAGTTGAGGAAATATGGCTGCTGTTGGCCGAGCGTTTTAATCTATTAAGTATGCTGCGCTCTTACCCCATCGGTGTGCCTAGTTTTGTTTCGGCCCACCCTCTTTTAGCACAGCCATTTGGCGATGCTGAATTTGTTGACATTTCATCTGTGTGGATTGCCTTGTTGATCGCTGGTGGCCTCACGGTGCTGGGTCTTATTGCGGGCACGCTATTTTTTTCATTGGTGGGGCAGATCGCTATACATGATGAATTAAAGTTGCTTAAATCCCTCACAGATTGGCCGCGGGCCAGTTTCCAAGTGCTTCTGCTGACTTTTTTCTGGTTTTTATTGATTTTGGGAATTAGTATTCCCGTGAGTTGCGGCATGTTGTTGCTTGCCCTTGTAGGCAATTCTGGGCTACCTTTGGCCGTTATGATCTTTGGCGGCATGATGTTGTGGTTTGCTTTTCAATTTTTATTTGTACCCCATAGCATTCTGGTAAATCGAAGTTCAGTATGGGGTGGTATTCGCCAGAGTATTCAGATTATCCGCATGACCTTACCTACAACCGCTACATTTGTCGTGGGGTTGCTGCTTGTTAGCCAGGTAATGGATATGTTGTGGATATTGCCACCAGAAGATTCTTGGCTTATGCTGATTGGACTTGTAGGGCACGCTTTTGTTGCTACTGGTTTGTTATCCGCAAGTTTTATTTACTATCAACAGGCAAGCCACTGGGTGCAGTTCATTTTCGAGAGTCAATCTACGCAAAATACTTCGGTTGCTAAATCAAGCTAACCAGGTAATATAATAGTTGCACGGTTTTATAGAAAATATCCGCTTATTTTGGATTGCTGACTAATGAAGTACGCAATTCCATAATTAATAATTTTTCACGAGAAACGGAGGCTTTCGTGGCAGACAAAAATAACCTGTCTTACGAGGCAAAAGATATTCAAGTACTCGAAGGGTTGGAGGCTGTACGCCGCCGCCCAGGTATGTATGTTGGCGGTACAGATATTCGAGCGTTACATCATCTGGTATATGAAGTTGTAGACAATTCTATTGATGAAGCCCTCGCGGGGTATTGTGATTCGATTGACATTATCATACATAATGATAATAGTGTTACAGTTTCAGATAACGGGCGCGGCATCCCGGTGGATATTCACCCACAACGCGGTGTTTCCGCTTTGGAAATCGTGATGACCGTGCTTCATGCAGGCGGAAAATTTGGTGAAGGCGGTTATAAAGTTTCGGGTGGTCTCCATGGTGTTGGGCTTTCTGCGGTCAATGCGCTTTCAGAATGGTTTGAAGTTGAAGTTAAGCGCGATGGAAAGGTTTATGCTCAACGCTTTGAACGCGGCAAACCTGTGACTGAGCTAAAGGTCATTGGCAAAGCGCCTAAAGATGAAACTGGTACCAAACAAACCTTTAGATACGATGAGACTATTTTCACAGGCGATGATTTAGAGTATCGCTTTGCTACGCTTCTGCAGCGTTTTCGAGAGATGGCCTTTGTGACGAAAGGCGTTAATATTTATTTGTTGGATGAACGCGAAGATCGTGAAATGACCTTCTATTTTGAGGGCGGTATTACGTCCTTCGTGCGCTATCTTAATCGCAATCGAAAAACCCTGCACCCTGTGGTACACGTCGAGAAAGAAGTTGATAATATAACCATTGACGTAGCGTTTCAATATACCGATGCATATGCCGAATCGGTGTATGCATTTGCGAATACGATCAACACCATTGATGGGGGTACGCATCTCACCGGGTTGCGTTCGGCCCTGACGCGCTCAATTAATGATTACGCCAAGAAGCAAAAATTGCTCAAAGATGAAGAACCGAACTTCAAGGGGGAGGATACCCGTGAAGGTTTGACCGCCATCGTGAGCATCAAGCACCCTGACCCCCAGTTTGAGAGCCAAACCAAAGTTAAGCTAATGAATCCCGAAGTGCAGACAATCACACAGCAGGTTGTCAATGATGCATTTGGTCTCTTCCTTGAGCAAGATTCCCGCGCTGGAAAGAGTATTATTGAAAAATGCCTGACATCGGCGCGTGCGCGTCAAGCGGCGCGTAAAGCGCGTGATTTGGTGATTCGGAAATCGGCATTGGAAAGCCTGACACTGCCCGGGAAGCTGGCGGATTGCTCTGAGCGTAATCCGGAAAAAACGGAGCTGTATATCGTCGAGGGCGACTCGGCAGGCGGCTCCGCAAAACAGGGGCGTGATCGCCATTTTCAAGCCATCTTGCCGCTGCGCGGCAAGATTCTTAATACCGAGCGAGCCCGCCTGAATAAAATTCTCAGCAATAATGAAGTCAAAGCACTGATTTCAGCGTTGGGCACTGGCATTGGTGAAGGCTTTGATCTGACCGGGTTGCGCTATGGGCGCATCATCATTATGACGGATGCTGATGTGGATGGGGCGCATATTCGCACCTTGCTGCTGACCTTCTTCTTCCGCTACATGCAGCCGCTAATGGAAGCGGGGCATTTATATATTGCCCAACCACCGCTGTACCGCATCAACTATGGCAAAAAGTCACAATATGCGTATTCGGATGCGGAAAAAGAAGTTGTTTTGAAAGAATTTGGCGTCTCAGATGATCGGGCCACGATTTCGCGCTATAAAGGGCTTGGTGAAATGAATCCACAACAGCTTTGGGAAACTACAATGGATCCAGCGGAGCGCACGCTCTTGCAGGTTTCGATTGAAGATGCTGCTGAAGCAGATCGTACCTTTGATATGTTGATGGGAGCAGCGGTTCCACCCAGGCGGCGATTTATCATCACCCATGCTCAGGAAGTACGCAATCTGGATATTTGATAACTAAACGAGGAAATGATGCCACCACAAAGAGAGTAGAGGTGCAAAATACCCCCCTTTACTCTCTTTGTGGTTGATGGACTGTGGTGTCCTTGGCAAGTGATGACATTTAAAAAACTGGCGCAGTCAACGGGGAAAAATCCTCATTTTTTCCCCGTTGCTGACAGGATTGAAGGTCGTAATGCTATAAATACGTAGTAGAATAGCACAGGAATGTTTAGGCTGGAGATAGACAGGTGTATAGCTGGCACCAAATTTACCCCAACTGAATGGAAATCTGAGGCGAGCAATTTATGACCCTGGATCGCGGTGCAAAACTACATAATCGATACCGAATATTAGAAATCCTTGGCCAGGGCGGCATGGGTTCGATTTATCGAGCGATCGATGAGAACCTGGGGATGGAAGTCGCGGTGAAAGAGAATCTTTTCACTACCGACGAATATGCCCGGCAGTTTCGCCGCGAAGCAACCATCCTGGCGGGGCTACGGCATCCTAATCTACCGCGTGTTTCCGATCATTTTGTTATTGAAGAGCAGGGGCAATACTTGGTAATGGATTATATTGAGGGGGAAGATTTGCGCGAGCGCATGGATCATATTGGTGTGATCCCCGAAGAAGAAGCTATGCTGGTGGGTGTGGCAATTTGTGATGCGCTTACGTATATGCATACACAAAACCCTCCCATTTTGCACCGGGATCTTAAGCCGGGCAATGTAAAAGTTGCCCCTGACGGAAAGATTTATTTGGTAGATTTTGGTCTTGCAAAAGTAGCCTTCACCGGACAGCGCACGACCACGGGGGCACGCGCAATGACTCCGGGATATTCACCACCCGAACAGTATGGCGGCGCGCGCACGGATCATCGTTCAGATATTTACTCATTGGCAGCCACATTGTACGCATCTACAGCGGGGGTTGTGCCCGAAGATAGTCTGGCGCGGACAATGGAGCAGACGGATTTAACCCCATTGCGAGATCGCAACCCGGAAATCTCGCGGCGTTTCTCAAAAGTTATCGAAAAAGCCCTGGCTGTCCATCCCGATGATCGCTATCAAACCGCTGACGAATTCAAGCAGGCTTTACTCGGCGCCAGTTCGTCAACGAAGCGTAAAGTGATTGAACAGGGGGTTCTAAAACCATTAAGCGATGAGCAAATTAGTGCCGCAAAAAACGAGAGTAGCATAAATCAGAGCAGTAAAAAACTCTTTGGCGCGCGTACTTCTACACCAATTCCCACCAGCACACCATTGGAAGATGATGATTTTCGTCCGATGCCGCGCCCGCGTGCGAATCGTCGTCGCGGCTGCCTTTTTGCATTTGTACTACTATTTATTTCATTGGTCGTTGCTGGCGGATCACTATATTTTCTTCGCCCAGATATTGCACAAAATTACCTGGGCGCCTTGCCGGTCGCTGTGTTTCCTACATCAACAGCCACTTCATCACCACCCACTTCGACCGCGCTACCGACTTTCACGCCCACAGATGTCTCATCGGCTACTATCCCGCCTACTGAAACGATTGTAACCATAGATACATCCACGCCGCAACCCGTGTTGCCCTCTTCAACGCACACACCAGCACCGACCTCGACGCCTACCTTCACACCAACGTTTACCCTTACGCACACGGCTACTCAAACGCCAACGTCTACAATTACGCCGATAACAATTCTTTCACCCACAGCCACACCTCAGGGCGGTGGTTATGGTCAGGTTGCTTTTGCTTCAGATCGTAGCGGTAGTCTACAAATCTGGGTGATTAATATTGATGGAACAGGTTTGCGTCAATTGACTGATGTTCAATGGGGTGCTTGCCAGCCCAATTGGTCGCCTGATGGGGTCAGACTGATTTTTATTTCTCCGTGTGAAGAAAATCAAGAATCTTATGGTACGGCCAGTTTGTTTTTAATCAACGCAGATGGCAGTGGTCTGGAACCCTTGCCCACAACCGGTGGAGGGGATTACGACCCTGCTTGGTCACCCGATGGGCAGTCTATTGTGTTCACTTCTATGCGAGAAAACTTCCGTCCGCAACTCTATTTGATGGATTTGAATACTAGAGAAGTGCTGAAGCTCTCGGAGGATGAACGAGATCAACAGGCTATATGGTCTTCCGATGGCTCTAAAATTATCTTTACAACCACGCGCCATGGGCCATATCAAATCTGGACGATGAACCCTGATGGTAGTGAACCGCAGCGCTTCTCGGCCAGCCGTGATCTTTGGAATACATTTCCGGTTTTATCACCGGATGGGCATGTACTGATCTTTACCCAAAAAGAACAGGGCGGTATTCCTCAATTGGTAGGCGCCCGTTTTCCGGATGGTGGCACGGCTGAGTTTCGAGTTTATCCTGCGCATGGGGCGATCCCCATGCGCGAAGCCAGCATCTCCCCGGATGGTTTTTGGTTAGCCCTCGAGAGTTGGGAAAGTGGCGGTGATCACAGTGTTTATGTGATGCGTTCAACCGGCAGTGAGTTTTCACGGCTTACATTTGATGCCTCCTGGGATTTTGATCCGGATTGGCGTCCGATTGATCATTAGGTAGTTTTGCGTTTCTTATTGGAATTGGGCCTTCCCAAACCTGGGGAGTTTTCATCTGATAGCGAGGGCTTTCACCACAATAGGCGAGGGTCTCGAAAAAAAAGATTTGAAAATCGCACCCCTGCATATATTCCTTCTTGAATCTTGGTGAAAAGCTCATTATGATAAAGATATTGAATTCTACGTAAGTTTCTGATAATAAAATCCACGCGTCGACATACGATTAGAAGGAGATCATCATGGCTGATAAAGCGGAAATAGCCCCGAATTTCAAGCAGAAAATATCGAAGAAAAATTACTATGATGAATTGGCGAAATTACAAGTAGAGTTGGTCAAACTCCAAGAGTGGATCAAGCAGAGTGGCCTCCGCGTGGTGGTTCTATTTGAAGGGCGTGATGCCGCCGGAAAAGGTGGTGTGATCAAAAGAATTACACAACGTTTAAGCCCTCGAATTGCGCGTGTCGTTGCACTGGGAACCCCAACCGAACGTGAAAAAACTCAGTGGTGGTTTCAACGCTATGTGGCTCACTTACCCGCGGCTGGCGAAATGGTGCTTTTTGATCGAAGTTGGTATAACAAAGCGCTTGTGGAACCGGTAATGGGATTTTGCACCGAATACGAGTATCAAGATTTTCTACGCTCTTGCCCCCAATTTGAGCGTATGTTAGTTCGTTCAGGAATTATTCTGATAAAGTATTGGTTCTCGGTTAGTGATGAAGAGCAAGAGCGGCGGTTCCGCGCCCGGAATACCGATCCTGTCAAGCGGTGGAAACTTAGCCCTATGGATCTCGAATCGCGTCGGCGCTGGTTGGAATATTCAATTGCCAAAGATCGCATGTTTGCGGCTACAGATATCAAACAGGCTCCCTGGTATGTCGTCAATGCCGATATTAAACGTCACGCTCGATTGAACTGCATTCACCATTTGCTAAGTTTGATCCCCTACGAAGATTTTACGCCTGATCCGATTGAACTGCCTCCGTTACCCGAAGTCAGCGGGTATGTACGGCCCCCGATTACTGACCAAACTTTTGTGCCGGAAGTATATCCCTGAACTCGGGATTATAAGTCAATCGGCTGCTGTGCGAGTTCAATGAAGTGATCTTGTGCCGAAAAGGGGGCTTCGCCTTCATCGGGTTGACGTTGTTCAAAACTTCCATCCGTATTCATACAATATAGTTTTGTATTATCGCGCAAATAAGTTTCCAGCATTGTTCCGCGGATATACGCCACAATTTGCGGATCTTCAACCGGGAAAATCACTTCGACGCGGTTATTAAGGTTGCGCGGCATCAGGTCGGCGCTGCCCATATAGATTTTGGGATTCCCATCATTATGGAAGTAAAAAATACGGCTGTGTTCCAGATAACGACCTAGCAAACTGTATACATGAATATTTTCACTGATGCCCTCAATGTCAGGCTGAAGACTGCACATACTGCGGCAAACCAAATCAATCTTCACGCCAGCTTGCGAGGCTCGATAGAGAGATTTAATGATCGGCTTATCTACCAGGGCGTTGATTTTGAAAATTAAATGGGCATCTTTACCTTGCCGGGCAAATTCAATTTCTTGGAGAATAAGTTGATTGAGTTGATCTCGCAGGTTGATAGGAGCGATCAGCAATTTGCGGAAGGCAGTTTGCGAAGAATACCCGGTCAGGTAATTGAATAAATCAGTTGCATCGGCGCCAATATCTGTATCGCAGGTGAATAGGCCAACATCTTCATAAAGCCTTGCTGTGACATGGTTGTAATTTCCAGTGCCAAGATGCACATAGCGCCGGATGTGTTCACCTTCTTTGCGCACGACCAGGGTGATTTTGGAGTGTGTCTTTAAGCCTAATAGACCATAAGCGACATGCACGCCTTCACGCTCCAGCATTTTTGCCCATTCAATATTACTCTCTTCATCGAAGCGCGCTTTGAGTTCAACCAGCACGGCCACCTGTTTTCCGTAATCCCGACGGGCTTTGAGCAGCGCCTTTACAATTGGTGAATTACGTCCGACGCGGTAAAGAGTTTGTTTGATCGCCAGTACATTCGGGTCTCTGGCTGCGGCTTGTAAGAAACTGATGATTGGGTCAAACGAATCGTAGGGGTGATGTAAAAGAATGTCGCCATCGCGAATAGCCGCAAAAATATTGCGGTCGGTGCCCTCTAGTTTTAGTTGGGGAGGAATGCGATAGATAAAGGGTTTGGCTTTGAGATCAAAGCGGTCAATATTGCTTAATTCCATCAGACTACTTAGTCCCAATGGTCCATTCAATTTATACACATCATTGGGATCAATGCGCAAATTCTCGACAAGAATATTCAGAATATAACTAGGCATATCCTGGTTTATGGCTAATTCGACAACCACCCCAAAGCGGCGTTTGCGTACGCTTTCTTCCATGGCCTCCAACAGATCGCCAGCTTCAAGCTCTTGAATGACCATATCTGCATTGCGTGTTACCCGGAATGGGTGCGCTTCAAGAATTTCCATGCCGGGGAAGAGATGCGCCAGATTATGGGCAATCAACTGATCCAGCCAGACAAAATAATGATCGTGCGGAACGGTTCCATCCCGCCGGACGCCCCCGGAAGAGCGTTTGATGGGCACCAATCTCGGCAGCGTGGAAGGTACTTTTACTCTGGCAAAACGCCGCTGTCCATCAGCATCCTGGATAAGGACGGCTAAATTCAAACTTAAGTTGGAAATATGTGGGAATGGGTGACCTGGGTCAAATGCCAGGGGCGTGAGTACTGGAAATACGTTTTCATGAAAAAAATCATCAGCCTTTCCTTGCTGTTTGGGGTTGAGTTCTTCATAATCTAAAATGAAAATCCCCGCGGCCTTGAGTTCGGGCATTAATTCTTCCGACAAATACGTGCGCACGTTGGTCATTAATCTGTAAGCATGTTTACGTATGTCAACCAGTTGTTGCGCGGGGGTTCTCCCGTCGATCGCGAGTTGTAACACGCCGGCTTCATATTGCATTTTTAATCCCCCAACGCGTACCATGAAAAACTCATCTAGATTTGAGCCAACAAAAGCCAGATATTTAGTTCGATCCAGCAGTGGATGTCTCTTATCGCGCGCTTCGCCAAAAACGCGTTCCTGAAATGCCAACATGCTGATCTCGCGGTTGAGATAGTAGGTTGGGTGGCCGAGATTAAAATTCTTCTTTTCCGCTTCCATCATTTCTTTTTACCTTTGCGGGGTTTTCTCTTTTTGCCTTTTTTCTTGGATACACTTTTTGCCGTTTTTTTCTGTTTTGCGTCATTCTTGTTCCGGGCTGGTTCCGGTTTCTCCAGAGGTGATTCTGTTTTTGGAGCATAACGAACCGGAACATAATAATCGGCTAGCGATGGCACCGGCGGAGGATAATCAGGTTCGCTCGGTTGTGCAATAGGTTCCGGCTCTTTTTTCTCGTAAACTGAAATTTCGCCCCCGAGTGATTTATAGTAATCTGCCAAAGCTGGCACCGGCGGCGGATATTTTGGCGCACTTATCGCGTATGGAGTTGGTGCAAAATTCTGGATAGCAGCCTCCAGTTGTTCCAGGATTTTCGGCCCAATGCCGCGAATCGCCAACACTTGCTCTCGATCTTTTTTCAACCATTGCATTAGCTCGCCGACGGTAGGAATCTGGTTTTTAGTGAGTAATTCAAGAACATAGTTTGGCAGCGTTAAAACAGAGATCGGTGAATGAAAAGCTGCTTCAGGAATAGTGTGGGGAAATTGGGGATGGGAAGTTTTGTTCATGAATTTGCTCCTGCTTGAATCGTTATGGCAATACGCGTGGAATCCAAAAGTTTATCAATTCGCCAGTTAAATCGAGAGTGAGTTGTTTCCACGATGAAACCTCAAAGCATACCTGGGCAATTGCAGCGGTGGTGAAGTGTTCGTAAGCCTGGCAAATCTCCGCAAGAAATTGGCTGATCTCGGGATTATGCCCCACGATCATCGCTGAGTTGATTTCATCGCCTAGCGATTGGAGATGTTCAGAATATACCTGAACATCAGCCAGGTAGAGATTATCATGATATATGATTTCGCCATCAAAAAAGCAACTTTCCAATAGTGAGTCCACAGTCTGTCTTGCCCGATGCGCCGTAGAACAGAGAATAACCTCGGGGACAAGCCCTTCATCATTGAGGAATTGCCCCACACGGAGGGCATCCCGCTTGCCACGCTTGTTCAGCGGGCGCTGATGATCCGTCAGGTCCGCATATTTCCAGCTTGATTTTGCATGGCGCATAAGAAACAGAGATTTCATTACTACTATCTTACCCGATATTTTCCAATAGTTTGCAATTTTGTTATACTTTTGTCCTGGTGGGCGTGGACTTGTTTTGTTGGTATAATGAAAATTATCTTGACTAAAAAATATGTGACTTTGTCACCGTTGGTAAGAACGAAAGGAGAAAACCATGAAAGGGCAAAAACTAGTAATAATCGCCGTCCTGGCAGCCCTGCTGGTTGCTGTTGGTGCTTTCACTGGCGCGTATGCAGCAGATGATGACAGCACATTTCGCGTTGTCAATAAAACAAGACACGATGTGCAGGTGGAAGTGTACTCCAGAGCGGATATACCTTATGGCGTAAATGATACGGACGATGACAGCGTCCAAAAGATTTTTATTGTGCCTGCCGGAGGTTCGGCCGAAGTTTTGCTGGACAATGATGAAACCTACTTTTACGCTTACTTGGCCTGTGGTAACACCATTATTGATGGTGCGATCAACATGGAAGAGGATGTTGAAATTATCATCTTACCTTGTGCTACCCAGCCAACCGTGATGGAAGTAAATAACCATCTGGGCGTAACGGTTAGTCTTGAACTCATTGGGTATGAAGAAAAAACATTCGATATCGAACCAGGATACAATCAGATTGAGGTATATTCTGGCGAAACCATTTACAAATATGATGCCTGTGACACCGACTTCAACGGCGTTGTGGATATTTTAGCGAATGGCAGGACCGATTTCTTTATGCGTTCTTGTGAATGGTTTGATGCCCCGGAGCGAATATATGGAGAAGGCAATGTGGTGCGCTATGTGATTGTCAATCACGCATCCTTCCCTATAGTCTTGTCTATGGTGGGCCCGGCAAGCTATCTGGTGACGCTTAACCCCGGTGAAAATTCGTTCCGTATGGTCGCTGGTGTATATAACTATAGCTATTACCTGGATTACCAACTGACAACTGGCAGTTTCTTTGTCCGGCCCACAGGTAGTGGCAGATTGATGCTAAGCCCATCTTATACCATTGATTACGATGCTGGAGATGAGTTCGAATAACTCCGTTTGATATTTGATGATCTAAAACCCTCGTCATAAATGGCGAGGGCTTTTTTTATGATCATTATCCTGATAAATTGTCTGACAATTGACTTTTTGTTAAAATGTTGTTAAACTAAACTTGTCAGACAATTTATCGACTCTCGATTTTTTTCTCCGCACAGAATAAAGTGAGAATACTATGGCTACCCTTCTTGTTCGCCATGCAAATACACTTGTGACAATGGATGACCAGCGTCGTGAAATCGCGGACGGTGGTCTTTTTATTCGGGATGGCTTTATAGAGCAAGTCGGATTCACCTCGGAGTTGCCAGCCACAGCCGATGAAATTCTTGATCTTAATGACCATATTCTGTTGCCGGGGCTTATTAACACCCACCACCATTTCTACCAGACACTCACACGCGTTGTCCCTGCAGCACAGGATGCCAATCTCTTTAACTGGTTGAAAACACTTTATCCGATCTGGGCGCGCATGGGGCCGGAGCATATCCG
This genomic stretch from Chloroflexota bacterium harbors:
- the ppk1 gene encoding polyphosphate kinase 1, whose translation is MMEAEKKNFNLGHPTYYLNREISMLAFQERVFGEARDKRHPLLDRTKYLAFVGSNLDEFFMVRVGGLKMQYEAGVLQLAIDGRTPAQQLVDIRKHAYRLMTNVRTYLSEELMPELKAAGIFILDYEELNPKQQGKADDFFHENVFPVLTPLAFDPGHPFPHISNLSLNLAVLIQDADGQRRFARVKVPSTLPRLVPIKRSSGGVRRDGTVPHDHYFVWLDQLIAHNLAHLFPGMEILEAHPFRVTRNADMVIQELEAGDLLEAMEESVRKRRFGVVVELAINQDMPSYILNILVENLRIDPNDVYKLNGPLGLSSLMELSNIDRFDLKAKPFIYRIPPQLKLEGTDRNIFAAIRDGDILLHHPYDSFDPIISFLQAAARDPNVLAIKQTLYRVGRNSPIVKALLKARRDYGKQVAVLVELKARFDEESNIEWAKMLEREGVHVAYGLLGLKTHSKITLVVRKEGEHIRRYVHLGTGNYNHVTARLYEDVGLFTCDTDIGADATDLFNYLTGYSSQTAFRKLLIAPINLRDQLNQLILQEIEFARQGKDAHLIFKINALVDKPIIKSLYRASQAGVKIDLVCRSMCSLQPDIEGISENIHVYSLLGRYLEHSRIFYFHNDGNPKIYMGSADLMPRNLNNRVEVIFPVEDPQIVAYIRGTMLETYLRDNTKLYCMNTDGSFEQRQPDEGEAPFSAQDHFIELAQQPIDL
- the ppk2 gene encoding polyphosphate kinase 2; the encoded protein is MADKAEIAPNFKQKISKKNYYDELAKLQVELVKLQEWIKQSGLRVVVLFEGRDAAGKGGVIKRITQRLSPRIARVVALGTPTEREKTQWWFQRYVAHLPAAGEMVLFDRSWYNKALVEPVMGFCTEYEYQDFLRSCPQFERMLVRSGIILIKYWFSVSDEEQERRFRARNTDPVKRWKLSPMDLESRRRWLEYSIAKDRMFAATDIKQAPWYVVNADIKRHARLNCIHHLLSLIPYEDFTPDPIELPPLPEVSGYVRPPITDQTFVPEVYP
- a CDS encoding ABC transporter substrate-binding protein, which produces MFNIFSDMKTFPVGGDMAKRSMVSFFLLATVSLVLVACNQQFECPDKFECVSYGPNEPIRIASALVIYGPDADLGIDAQRGIEIAIDFQDTLLGHKIELQTEDEGCSAEGGQAAGQKIVADSTIIAVIGTTCSDAGVPMAELISEAGYVMVSPSNTAPALTDPLLNWHLGYLRTAHND
- a CDS encoding histidine phosphatase family protein, producing the protein MKSLFLMRHAKSSWKYADLTDHQRPLNKRGKRDALRVGQFLNDEGLVPEVILCSTAHRARQTVDSLLESCFFDGEIIYHDNLYLADVQVYSEHLQSLGDEINSAMIVGHNPEISQFLAEICQAYEHFTTAAIAQVCFEVSSWKQLTLDLTGELINFWIPRVLP
- the gyrB gene encoding DNA topoisomerase (ATP-hydrolyzing) subunit B — encoded protein: MADKNNLSYEAKDIQVLEGLEAVRRRPGMYVGGTDIRALHHLVYEVVDNSIDEALAGYCDSIDIIIHNDNSVTVSDNGRGIPVDIHPQRGVSALEIVMTVLHAGGKFGEGGYKVSGGLHGVGLSAVNALSEWFEVEVKRDGKVYAQRFERGKPVTELKVIGKAPKDETGTKQTFRYDETIFTGDDLEYRFATLLQRFREMAFVTKGVNIYLLDEREDREMTFYFEGGITSFVRYLNRNRKTLHPVVHVEKEVDNITIDVAFQYTDAYAESVYAFANTINTIDGGTHLTGLRSALTRSINDYAKKQKLLKDEEPNFKGEDTREGLTAIVSIKHPDPQFESQTKVKLMNPEVQTITQQVVNDAFGLFLEQDSRAGKSIIEKCLTSARARQAARKARDLVIRKSALESLTLPGKLADCSERNPEKTELYIVEGDSAGGSAKQGRDRHFQAILPLRGKILNTERARLNKILSNNEVKALISALGTGIGEGFDLTGLRYGRIIIMTDADVDGAHIRTLLLTFFFRYMQPLMEAGHLYIAQPPLYRINYGKKSQYAYSDAEKEVVLKEFGVSDDRATISRYKGLGEMNPQQLWETTMDPAERTLLQVSIEDAAEADRTFDMLMGAAVPPRRRFIITHAQEVRNLDI
- a CDS encoding serine/threonine-protein kinase, whose translation is MTLDRGAKLHNRYRILEILGQGGMGSIYRAIDENLGMEVAVKENLFTTDEYARQFRREATILAGLRHPNLPRVSDHFVIEEQGQYLVMDYIEGEDLRERMDHIGVIPEEEAMLVGVAICDALTYMHTQNPPILHRDLKPGNVKVAPDGKIYLVDFGLAKVAFTGQRTTTGARAMTPGYSPPEQYGGARTDHRSDIYSLAATLYASTAGVVPEDSLARTMEQTDLTPLRDRNPEISRRFSKVIEKALAVHPDDRYQTADEFKQALLGASSSTKRKVIEQGVLKPLSDEQISAAKNESSINQSSKKLFGARTSTPIPTSTPLEDDDFRPMPRPRANRRRGCLFAFVLLFISLVVAGGSLYFLRPDIAQNYLGALPVAVFPTSTATSSPPTSTALPTFTPTDVSSATIPPTETIVTIDTSTPQPVLPSSTHTPAPTSTPTFTPTFTLTHTATQTPTSTITPITILSPTATPQGGGYGQVAFASDRSGSLQIWVINIDGTGLRQLTDVQWGACQPNWSPDGVRLIFISPCEENQESYGTASLFLINADGSGLEPLPTTGGGDYDPAWSPDGQSIVFTSMRENFRPQLYLMDLNTREVLKLSEDERDQQAIWSSDGSKIIFTTTRHGPYQIWTMNPDGSEPQRFSASRDLWNTFPVLSPDGHVLIFTQKEQGGIPQLVGARFPDGGTAEFRVYPAHGAIPMREASISPDGFWLALESWESGGDHSVYVMRSTGSEFSRLTFDASWDFDPDWRPIDH